In Colias croceus chromosome 8, ilColCroc2.1, a genomic segment contains:
- the LOC123693740 gene encoding striatin-4, which yields MKIPTAMDDSSVSHHNGGQVGSEIGVSVNNKQNEESSQSVQYSIPGILHFIQHEWARFELERSQWEVDRAEFEARIAFLQGERKGQENLKNDLVRRIKMLEYALKQERAKFHKLKYGVELQQGDMRPPPDEPPVEPEPAERTQWQQGRQLIKQYLQEVGYTDTILDIRSNRVRTLLGVNNEEQAEESNYRNCDKHHYSTNTAVGRKMMMYDYGGKEQQRKGAVSSGGGYNEEGLSVQENAVFANFEFLANQEMDMDEIEDLNAKQMHHTTNKQGEEVDHEAEEVLNELNLLTETEADGGGQGDEYVVKFPSGTASSGPAGEADEKPLALGELAQLTVSNEPEGYDVAGASKESFRKTWNPKYTLRSHFDGVRAVAFHPTEAALVTASEDHTLKLWNLQRTVTAKKSAGLDVEPLYTFRAHSAPVLCLAMGAPRSEECFSAGIDGTIRVWNLPSLTADPYDPYDSAVQGPVLRDHTDAVWSLSWSHGRLLSASADGTARLWAPRAPRPLLCTLRDDVAPAPLAPPAPAAADFADAATRAAVVYNDGSLLLYDLETAQTVLRVSCSSPAHRVRSHPTLPVLVTAHEDRHIRFWDAVSGRCANAMVAHLDAVTGLALDPNGLFLLSGSHDCSVRLWNLDTKTCVQEITAHRKKFDEGILDVAFHPMRPYIASAGADGLAKVFV from the exons ATGAAAATCCCCACAGCCATGGATGATAGCTCCGTTTCTCATCACAACGGAGGGCAAGTGGGATCTGAAATAGGAGttagtgtaaataataaacaaaatgaagaATCTAGTCAAAGTGTCCAGTATTCGATACCGGGCATTTTGCATTTTATCCAACATGAATGGGCGAGATTCGAACTCGAAAGATCACAATGGGAGGTGGATAGAGCTGAGTTtgag GCACGGATTGCCTTCCTTCAAGGTGAAAGGAAGGGccaagaaaatttaaaaaacgaTCTAGTGAGGCGGATCAAAATGCTTGAATATGCATTAAAACAGGAAAGAGCAAAGTTTCATAAACTGAAGTATGGTGTGGAACTGCAACAAGGTGATATGCGCCCGCCACCAGATGAGCCACCTGTAGAACCAGAGCCAGCAGAGAGAACACAGTGGCAGCAGGGTCGCCAACTTATCAAACAGTACCTGCAG GAAGTAGGTTATACAGATACAATACTGGATATTCGTTCTAATCGAGTGAGAACATTATTGGGTGTGAATAATGAGGAACAGGCTGAGGAATCCAATTATAGGAATTGTGATAAGCATCACTATTCCACAAACACAGCTGTTGGACGCAAAATGATGATGTATGACTATG GTGGTAAAGAGCAACAACGCAAGGGTGCTGTATCAAGTGGCGGAGGTTACAATGAGGAAGGGCTGTCAGTGCAAGAAAATGCAGTTTTTGCTAACTTTGAATTCCTGGCTAATCAGGAGATGGATATGGACGAAATTGAAGATTTAAATGCCAAACAAATGCACCACACTACAAATAAACAAG GTGAAGAAGTAGACCATGAAGCAGAAGAAGTGCTTAATGAGCTGAATTTGCTCACCGAAACCGAGGCTGATGGTGGAGGCCAGGGTGATGAATATGTTG TGAAGTTCCCAAGCGGCACAGCCAGCAGCGGGCCGGCTGGCGAGGCGGACGAGAAGCCGCTAGCGCTGGGCGAGCTCGCACAGCTCACGGTCAGCAACGAGCCCGAGGGGTACGACGTGGCCGGCGCCAGCAAGGAGTCGTTCCGCAAGACGTGGAACCCCAAGTACACGCTGCGTTCACATTTTGACGGG GTCCGCGCCGTTGCTTTCCATCCCACCGAGGCGGCGTTAGTCACAGCGTCCGAAGACCACACCCTCAAGCTGTGGAACCTGCAGCGAACGGTAACGGCGAAGAAGTCCGCCGGCTTGGACGTGGAGCCCCTGTACACGTTCCGGGCGCACTCCGCCCCGGTACTGTGCCTCGCCATGGGAGCCCCGCGCTCGGAGGAGTGCTTCTCCGCAGGAATTGATGGCACCATCCGTGTGTGGAATCTACCCTCGCTCACTGCTGATCCTTATGATCCGTATGACTCTGCTGTACAG GGCCCCGTGCTGCGCGATCACACGGACGCGGTGTGGTCGCTGTCGTGGTCGCACGGGCGGCTGCTGTCGGCGTCGGCGGACGGCACGGCGCGGCTGTGGGCGCCGCGCGCGCCGCGCCCGCTGCTGTGCACGCTGCGCGACGACGTGGCGCCCGCGCCGCTCGCCCCGCCCGCGCCCGCCGCCGCCGACTTCGCGGACGCGGCCACGCGCGCCGCCGTCGTGTACAATGATGGATCGCTGCTGCTCTACGATTTGGAGACTGCGCAG ACGGTGCTGCGCGTGTCGTGCTCGAGCCCGGCGCACCGCGTGCGCTCGCACCCCACGCTGCCGGTGCTGGTGACGGCGCACGAGGACCGGCACATCCGCTTCTGGGACGCGGTGTCGGGGCGCTGCGCCAACGCGATGGTGGCGCACCTGGACGCCGTCACCGGCCTCGCGCTCGACCCCAACGGCCTGTTCCTGCTCTCCGGCTCGCACGACTGCTCCGTGCGCCTGTGGAACCTCGACACCAAGACGTGCGTGCAGGAGATCACCGCGCACCGCAAGAAGTTCGACGAGGGCATCCTCGACGTCGCCTTCCACCCGATGCGGCCCTACATCGCGAGCGCCGGCGCCGACGGGCTCGCCAAAGTGTTCGTGTGA
- the LOC123693709 gene encoding esterase E4-like translates to MDATRVLVVIYLLCTSVMFVLCTLFTSEVKLPQGTLKGVKLGGYNAYLGIPYASVPKRFHEPGPAPTWTNTFYATDGSIKCSQTLAMLKIAVGREDCLVANIYTPNEIRPSNLLPVMVFIHGGGFYFGSNTNLLYDGKYLVKKGVIVVTINYRLGAFGFLCLNDTEVTGNMGLKDQVAALKWINQNIESFGGDPNSVTLIGESAGATSVHYLSLSESSKGLFKRIILESGSILIPISFEENPLDKAILLASRLGYNLTDQNEILKVLQYADEKDIVKASDTNKKNNNGESFIFQPCSENTEKSKNPFITISPRNLLNSFQLDPNIEVIIGFNDKEGVMFAGEFKSMDLDNLEKNLTKIIPRNLRFQNQNEITELVKGIRKLYFEDKPITRASYDGLINYFSDSIIIYPSIETTHYFLKANATVYNYIFKYDSIRNLNKFVSGLPLTPGANHADELFYIFDPIFYKFLPNLPKDEKMIDAMTSSWTNFARTGNPSTTNVNWVKSERNKLNFLSLGNEIKLTSLPFEERISFWREVYRKYAAY, encoded by the exons ATGGATGCTACACGTGTTTTAGtggtgatttatttattatgtacgagtgtaatgtttgttttgtgCACCTTGTTTACTAGTGAAGTGAAACTGCCGCAAGGAACATTGAAAGGTGTAAAACTAGGAGGCTACAATGCTTACTTGGGAATTCCGTACGCTTCTGTCCCAAAGCGATTTCAT GAACCGGGTCCCGCGCCGACTTGGACGAACACATTTTACGCTACGGACGGTTCAATTAAATGCTCCCAAACACTGGCCATGCTGAAAATAGCAGTTGGTCGTGAAGATTGCTTAGTAGCTAACATTTATACTCCAAATGAAATTCGTCCGTCTAATTTACTTCCAGTTATGGTATTCATTCATGGTGGAGGATTTTATTTTGGAAGTAATACCAATCTACTGTACGACGGAAAATATCTAGTGAAAAAAGGTGTAATAGTGGTCACGATAAATTATAGGCTTGGTGCTTTTGGATTCTTGTGTTTAAATGATACAGAAGTCACAGGAAATATGGGCTTGAAAGATCAAGTTGCAGCATTAAAATGGATAAACCAAAATATCGAAAGTTTTGGAGGAGATCCTAACTCAGTTACCTTAATTGGGGAAAGCGCTGGAGCAACCTCCGTacattatttaagtttatcGGAATCTAGTAAaggtttatttaaaagaattatcTTGGAAAGTGGCTCGATACTTATACCCATTTCATTTGAAGAGAATCCTTTGGATAAAGCAATATTGTTAGCTTCCAGACTTGGCTACAATTTAACCGATCaaaacgaaattttaaaagttctacAATACGCGGACGAGAAAGATATCGTAAAAGCTTCGgatactaataaaaaaaataataatggtgAGTCCTTTATCTTTCAGCCGTGTTCTGAAAATACAGAGAAAAGTAAAAATCCGTTTATAACAATCAGCCCCAGAAATCTATTAAACTCTTTTCAGCTAGATCCAAACATAGAAGTCATAATAGGTTTTAATGATAAGGAAGGAGTCATGTTCGCAGGAGAATTTAAATCAATGGACTTAGACAATCTTGAAAAGAATTTAACGAAAATTATACCCCGGAATCTAAGGTTTCAAAACCAAAATGAAATAACAGAGCTGGTCAAGGGTAtcagaaaattatattttgaagatAAACCGATAACACGAGCTAGTTATGATGggcttattaattatttttcggactcaataataatttatccttCTATAGAAACAACACATTATTTCTTAAAGGCCAATGCTACtgtgtataattatatttttaaatacgacTCTAtacgaaatttaaataaatttgtatccGGTCTACCGTTAACGCCCGGAGCAAATCATGCagatgaattattttatatatttgacCCAATATTCTACAAATTTCTACCAAATTTACCAAAAGATGAGAAGATGATAGATGCAATGACTAGTTCTTGGACTAACTTTGCAAGAACAGG gaatCCTTCGACTACTAATGTAAACTGGGTAAAGAGCGAAAGAAAcaagttaaattttttatccttagGAAATGAAATAAAGTTAACATCTCTACCATTCGAAGAACGTATAAGTTTCTGGAGGGAAGTTTACCGAAAATATGCcgcatattaa
- the LOC123694079 gene encoding uncharacterized protein LOC123694079, which produces MSKQTMKRGKTKSDVSLTKAKSDIPQTEPEYMPPLDVLSIRVLCLRVPDDNAKKFAIKVTFYDQLLISSIITSVGHRDQGQEKTIAKGIMNYDPSDYEKMCTFADNPLIIKIQSLDNIESNVLHEDTNTESDPAIKRTSKSKPKLDVYCCNIDITSIFIDRNKLCLRQRLQPMIKPTALQAKSWDNLPLITLEVIAYRNPANKHHQSILKKANFMKFTLIGGFNMRVPYDDEFVYTAATRMPLCNEQNSGLYTFNQGYRIPTRFNILNFHENWESLRLGDERFTENNEKFYGSLEDFQNEDKIDLNYYVRNQPNYYATIWASFHKTLLLGETEKWLSEHLRRYKWPLEVHLYGENCGYSFMGFIDLFKLLYPGENTARIVVPLQWVNAELMLEKCGCESLLPPNDKTPSAFITVQKSSKATTESLPTSANTDTSKILVPHPTGSDDNPAFVLIEVKLARPFKKPAIPPFISQPELNKMLNEMETTPIKRECTGRGQTDRDWLSTIKLANTALRRMPYYGTTDICTINRQLGGTRTRLEVWTSFWQDAAIYVNNNFVISNFLETDEKFKEMTMMAHACLMRITNDFLLNTDYHQELDSTLRAARHARQLKDTSHATKLYLQTVVKNPRDADLWRELSTCLQDVDFSRANVCINKSILVNPRHALSLLSKACMVFERDADAAEPFFVSILGLYPFWTVLWVAASAYYWHREMFHMAAEIMKYARKTEAEGLAEELRYPRAWERELGDWWDQTPLLPGTSRYYDAADLLLRIRGVELAEVCLARALAEVGESPVYYHLLALCCRLRKDVDNSLCHIKSALDKFGEISYLRSLQGECYHKKKDLAQSMSSFEKAGGSLSAYSILLSLPRREPQRVRAILTDLIRRQPSAYAWMALADDWMIKSSVGEGGDAGATEEQSTALACAKACAVQALKLDRQSGRAWNMLAQTVKPSARRLHCENMASLCGYGNQPGEKMNYDTESKQSLCYRIGKALRECRCEMCEPLKM; this is translated from the exons ATGTCAAAACAAACAATGAAGCGAGGgaaa ACTAAATCGGATGTTTCGCTTACGAAAGCGAAGTCTGACATACCACAAACGGAACCAGAATATATGCCTCCCCTGGATGTTCTCAGTATAAGAGTCCTGTGTCTTCGTGTACCAGACGATAATGCGAAGAAATTTGCAATTAAAGTCACGTTCTACGACCAGCTGTTGATTTCCTCTATTATAACATCCGTAGGACACAGGGATCAAGGTCAAGAAAAAACCATAGCAAAGGGCATAATGAATTATGACCCTTCAGATTATGAGAAAATGTGTACTTTCGCTGATAACCCGTTGATAA taaaaattcAGTCATTGGATAATATAGAGTCTAATGTTTTACACGAAGATACTAACACTGAAAGCGATCCAGCGATTAAGCGTACATCGAAATCTAAGCCTAAATTAGATGTTTATTGCTGTAACATTGATATAACGTCAATATTTATTG atagaaataaattatgtttacgACAGAGATTGCAACCAATGATTAAGCCAACAGCATTGCAAGCCAAAAGCTGGGACAATCTCCCATTGATTACTTTAGAAGTGATAGCATACCGCAATCCAGCCAATAAGCATCATCAATCAATCCTGAAAAAggcaaattttatgaaatttactCTTATTGGAGGATTTAATATGCGCGTTCCTTATGACGATGAATTTGTGTATACGGCTGCTACAAGGATGCCTTTATGTAATGAACAG AACAGTGGACTCTACACATTTAATCAAGGATATAGGATACCGACCaggtttaacattttaaactttcatgaaaattgggaAAGCCTTAGGTTGGGTGACGAGCGATTTAcggaaaataatgaaaagttcTATGGAAGTCTTGAAGACTTTCAAAACGAAGACAAAATCGACTTGAATTATTACGTTCGAAATCAACCTAATTATT ATGCAACAATTTGGGCATCCTTTCACAAAACTCTTTTGCTGGGAGAAACAGAGAAGTGGCTTTCTGAACATCTGCGTAGATACAAATGGCCATTAGAAGTACATTTGTACGGGGAAAATTGCGGCTATAGTTTTATGGGGTTTATcgatttattcaaattactttATCCGGGAG aGAATACTGCACGTATTGTGGTTCCACTACAGTGGGTCAATGCTGAACTAATGCTAGAAAAGTGTGGTTGTGAGTCTCTCTTACCACCCAATGATAAAACGCCTTCTGCCTTTATTACAGTACAAAAAAGTAGCAA GGCAACAACGGAATCACTTCCAACGAGTGCTAATACGGATACTTCTAAAATATTGGTACCACATCCCACAGGCAGTGATGATAATCCTGCTTTCGTTCTTATAGAAGTCAAATTAGCCAGGCCGTTCAAGAAGCCAGCCATACCTCCATTCATTTCACA ACCGGAACTAAACAAAATGTTGAATGAAATGGAAACGACACCGATAAAACGGGAATGCACGGGACgtggacagacagacagagattGGTTGTCGACAATAAAATTAGCAAACACTGCGTTAAGAAGAATGCCTTACtatg GTACGACAGATATTTGCACAATTAATCGACAATTGGGTGGAACTCGAACTCGATTAGAAGTTTGGACATCCTTTTGGCAGGATGCAGCGATATACGTCAACAATAATTTTGTGATTAGCAACTTTCTTGAAACTGATGAAAAATTTAAG GAAATGACGATGATGGCACACGCGTGTCTGATGCGAATCACCAATGATTTCCTCCTCAATACTGATTACCACCAAGAATTGGATTCCACTCTCCGTGCTGCGAGACACGCTCGCCAACTGAAAGATACGTCACATGCCACTAAACTGTATTTGCAG aCAGTAGTCAAGAATCCCCGAGATGCAGACCTTTGGCGCGAGCTGTCTACTTGCCTTCAGGATGTTGATTTCAGTAGAGCCAACGTTTGCATTAACAAGTCTATTCTAGTAAATCCCAGACATGCATTAAG TTTACTATCAAAAGCATGTATGGTGTTTGAACGCGATGCGGATGCTGCAGAACCTTTCTTCGTATCGATTCTCGGACTGTATCCCTTCTGGACAGTGCTGTGGGTAGCTGCTAGCGCATACTACTGGCATAGAGAAATGTTTCATATGGCTGCGGAAATCATGAAATACGCTAGAAA aaCAGAAGCAGAAGGCCTAGCAGAAGAGTTACGCTATCCCCGTGCGTGGGAAAGAGAGCTTGGTGATTGGTGGGATCAAACACCGTTGCTGCCAGGAACGAGCCGGTATTATGATGCCGCTGATTTGCTCTTACGTATTCGAGGTGTAGAG TTGGCAGAGGTATGCCTTGCAAGAGCACTCGCAGAGGTTGGAGAATCGCCGGTGTACTACCACTTGCTGGCTCTATGCTGTCGGTTGCGTAAAGACGTAGATAACTCATTATGTCACATTAAATCAGCTTTGGATAAATTTGGTGAA ATTAGTTATTTGCGGAGTCTTCAAGGCGAGTGTTACCATAAAAAGAAAGATTTGGCTCAATCAATGTCCAGCTTTGAAAAAGCTGGCGGTTCCCTTAGCGCGTATAG TATCCTCCTATCACTCCCGCGCCGTGAGCCGCAGCGCGTCAGAGCAATTCTGACGGATTTAATTCGCAGACAACCCAGTGCTTACGCATGGATGGCCCTTGCAGACGATTGGATGATT AAGAGTAGCGTGGGCGAAGGGGGCGATGCAGGTGCCACCGAAGAGCAGAGCACCGCGCTCGCCTGCGCGAAAGCGTGCGCAGTGCAGGCGTTGAAGCTGGACCGGCAATCAGGTCGCGCGTGGAACATGCTGGCCCAAACCGTGAAGCCCAGCGCGCGCAGACTGCACTGCGAGAATATGGCTTCACTG TGTGGCTACGGAAATCAGCCTGGCGAAAAAATGAATTATGATACGGAATCAAAACAGTCACTATGCTATCGTATTGGAAAGGCTTTGCGAGAATGCAGATGCGAAATGTGTGAACCGTTAAAAATGTAA
- the LOC123694080 gene encoding juvenile hormone acid O-methyltransferase-like: MNNVELYEKHNSLQRHDAIQFLEEYSKNLHWKEGATVIDIGSGDGKVTATILKKYLPPRTRIIGTDINERMVSFANQNYASDDVEFIVLDIEGELPEKMRGKFQQAFSFYVLHWPEKHDVVYTNIYNMLADEGECMLMFLGHVSFYDALRNFAKNSRWSPWMKDLEKYLSPYHDSQDPEKEIKRLMYKIGFTHVDVKYKPKTFLYDSADEKLKSLSAVNAINIPKELFDEFMAEAMQEVCRIDRMNRDVDHSLAMQTFYYNLVYIYAKK, from the exons atgaaCAACGTCGAGTTATATGAGAAACACAATAGCTTACAAAGGCATGATGCCATTCAATTCCTTGAAGAATATTCGAAGAACCTCCACTGGAAAGAAGGAGCCACAGTGATCGATATTGGCAGTGGAGATGGCAAAGTCACAGCTACCATATTGAAGAAATACTTGCCTCCGCGAACCAGAATAATAGGCACCGACATAAATGAAAGAATGGTTAGTTTCGCCAACCAAAACTATGCTTCAGACGACGTAGAATTTATAGTGCTTGATATTGAGGGTGAATTGCCCGAGAAAATGCGAGGCAAATTTCAACAAGCGTTTTCCTTTTATGTTCTGCACTGGCCTGAAAAACATGA TGTtgtctatacaaatatttataacatgcTAGCTGATGAAGGGGAGTGCATGCTCATGTTCCTTGGGCATGTGTCCTTCTATGACGCTTTGAGGAATTTCGCCAAAAACAGCCGATGGAGTCCTTGGATGAAGgatttggaaaaatatttgtctCCTTACCATGACAGTCAG GATCCCGAAAAAGAAATAAAGCGCTTAATGTACAAAATTGGATTCACCCACGTTGACGTAAAATACAAACCGAAAACATTTCTATATGATAGCGCGGACGAGAAATTGA AATCTTTATCGGCTGTAAACGCAATAAATATTCCAAAGGAACTATTCGATGAATTCATGGCAGAAGCTATGCAAGAGGTGTGTCGTATCGACAGAATGAACAGAGATGTTGATCACTCCCTGGCCATgcaaactttttattataatttagtttatatttatgctAAAAAGTAG
- the LOC123693756 gene encoding juvenile hormone acid O-methyltransferase-like — MNNVELYQKYNRLQAHDAVQFLDEYTKKLHWKDGATVMDIGCGDGKVTATVLKKYLPARTKVVGSDISERMVNYANKTYASDDIKFVLLDIEGNLPEQMRGKFQQAFSFYALQWPEKHDVVYSNIYKMLADEGECVLMFLGYLSFYDALRKLAKSSRWSPYMQNLEKCLSPYHSCQDPGKEIKRLMYKIGFTDVEVKYKPKTFLYNSAEEKMKSLSAVNAMTIPNELFDEYMEEVMHELCRIDRLNRDVDPSLAMQTLYYNVIYVYAKK; from the exons atgaaCAACGTTGAATTATATCAGAAATACAATAGATTACAAGCCCACGATGCCGTGCAATTCCTTGACGAATATACGAAAAAACTACACTGGAAAGACGGAGCCACTGTTATGGATATCGGCTGTGGTGATGGCAAAGTCACAGCAACCGTATTGAAGAAGTACTTGCCTGCCCGCACCAAAGTAGTGGGCTCCGATATAAGTGAGAGGATGGTCAATTACGCCAATAAAACCTACGCTTCAGATGACATTAAATTTGTCTTGCTTGATATTGAGGGTAACTTGCCCGAGCAAATGCGAGGCAAATTTCAACAAGCATTTTCCTTTTATGCTCTGCAGTGGCCTGAAAAACATGA tgtcgtgtactcaaacatttataaaatgctAGCCGATGAAGGCGAGTGCGTGCTCATGTTCCTTGGGTACTTGTCGTTCTATGACGCTTTGAGGAAATTAGCCAAGAGCAGTCGATGGAGCCCTTACATGCAGAATTTGGAAAAGTGTTTGTCTCCTTACCATAGCTGTCAG GATCCTGGGAAAGAAATAAAGCGCCTCATGTACAAAATTGGATTTACCGACGTTGAAGTAAAATACAAACCGAAAACATTTCTTTACAATAGCGCGGAGGAGAAAATGA aaTCATTGTCGGCAGTAAATGCAATGACTATTCCAAATGAACTATTTGATGAATACATGGAAGAAGTTATGCACGAATTATGTCGTATCGACCGATTGAACAGAGATGTTGACCCTTCCTTGGCAATGCAAACtttgtattataatgtaatttatgttTACGCTAAAAAGTAG